A segment of the Bacillus sp. es.034 genome:
TATGTGCCGAAGGATGCCATCCACACGTACAGCGTGGATGAAAGCTTCATCAAGATTGATGGAGCGACGGGTCTCTGGGGGGACGCGACCACCGTCGCCGGGAAAATCAAAGACGATATGGAAAGGGAATTTCAACTTCCCTGCGCCATCGGAATCGGCCCTAATATGCTCTTGTCCAAGCTGTGCCTGGATCTTGACGCTAAGAAAAAGGGGATTGCCGAGTGGACCTATGAAGACGTCCCGGAAAAGCTGTGGCCGCTCTCTCCGCTGCACGAAATGTGGGGGATTGGAGGTCGTCTTGAGAAGACCCTTAACCGCATGGGTATCTTCTCCATCGGGCAATTGGCGAAGTATGACCTGGAGAAGCTTGAGGCGAAGTTCGGTGTGATGGGGAACCAGCTTTATTACCATGCATGGGGGGTGGACCTTTCCGAAATAGGGGCACCGATCATGGATGGGCAGGTCAGCTTCGGCAAGGGTCAGATTCTGCTCAGGGATTATAAGGAGAGAAAGGAAATCAAACGCGTCATCTTAGAAATGTGCGAAGAGGTCGCGAGGCGTGCCCGGACCCATCGCAAGGCCGGGCGGACCGTGAGCTTCGGAATCGGCTACAGCCACGAAGAATTCGGAGGGGGATTCCACCGGTCGCGAACGATAGAGGAACCGACCAATATCACCATGGATCTGTACCGGGTGTGCCTGGAACTATTCGAAGAGAACTACAATGGGAAAACCGTACGGAAAATCAATATCGCTCTTTCAAATATTGTAGAGGATGGAGCGCTGCAGGTTTCCCTGTTCGAACCTGACCGCTGGGAAAAACGCGAGCTCGGGTATGTAGTGGACCACATCCGGAATAAATATGGTTCAGGCGCCCTTCTCCGCGCCGTCTC
Coding sequences within it:
- a CDS encoding UV damage repair protein UvrX, which gives rise to MTVDYSVLPHHKILCIDMKSFYASCSAVMEGLDPLECHLAVVGDKSRQGSIVLAASPRMKKDFGIKTGSRMFEIPNDPRIQLVEPKMATYVRISTELTRLFHRYVPKDAIHTYSVDESFIKIDGATGLWGDATTVAGKIKDDMEREFQLPCAIGIGPNMLLSKLCLDLDAKKKGIAEWTYEDVPEKLWPLSPLHEMWGIGGRLEKTLNRMGIFSIGQLAKYDLEKLEAKFGVMGNQLYYHAWGVDLSEIGAPIMDGQVSFGKGQILLRDYKERKEIKRVILEMCEEVARRARTHRKAGRTVSFGIGYSHEEFGGGFHRSRTIEEPTNITMDLYRVCLELFEENYNGKTVRKINIALSNIVEDGALQVSLFEPDRWEKRELGYVVDHIRNKYGSGALLRAVSYTEAGTARHRARLLGGHKS